Within the Acidobacteriota bacterium genome, the region TGCCCTACCCGGTGGACATGGACCGGCTCGTGGCGGGCGCGCTCCTCCACGACGTGGGCAAGATCCTGGAGATCGAGCCCGACGGGAAGGGGGGCTACCGGAAGAGCCGGAGCGGAATGTGCCTGCGCCACCCCCTCTCGGGTCTGGCGCTGGCCGCCGAGGCGGGCCTGCCCGAGGAGGTCCTCAACTGCATCGGGTGCCATGCCAAGGAGGGAGAGGGAGCCCCCAAGACGGTGGAGACGATCCTCATTCACCAGGCCGACTTCGCCACCTTCGACCCCCTCGTGATGCTCCAGAAGGGGACCCTGGTTCTCTGAATCCACAGGGAGGGCGGGAGGACGGGAGGAGGTAGAAAAGAGGCCCATCTCCCGTTCCTCCCGTCCTCCCTGTTCAAGAGAGGTCGTGTCATGCCGATGACGATGATCGAGAAAATCCTGTCGGCCCACGCCGGGCGAGACCTGAAGCCCGGGGACATCGCCGACGTGTTCCTGGACACCCGCGCCGCCCGGGACTTCGGCGGCGCCAACGTAGTGAAGAACCTCCTGGACCACGGCCTCGAGGTGGCCGATCCGTCGCGCACGGCCTTCACCTTCGACTGCAACCCCACGGGTTCGGACCAGAAGTACGCCGCCAACCAGCAGATCTGCCGCGTCTTCGCGCGGGAGCGGGGCATCCGCGTCTTCGACATCGACCGCGGCATCGGCACCCACGTGGCCCTCGACGGCGGCCTGGCGTGGCCCGGGTCCACCTTCGTCTCCACCGATTCCCACGCCAACATCCTGGGCGCCATCGGGGCCTTCGGCCAGGGACTCGGCGACGTGGACATGGCGGCGGCCTGGGCCCACGGCAAGATCTGGTTCAAGGTGCCGCCCACGGTGCGCATCGAGCTGCGCGGAGAGCCCTCGCCCTCGGCCTCGCCCAAGGACGTGGCCCTGGCCATGCTGCGGCGCTTCGGGGCAAACGGACTGCTGGGCNNNNNNNNNNNNNNNNNNNNNNNNNNNNNNNNNNNNNNNNNNNNNNNNNNNNNNNNNNNNNNNNNNNNNNNNNNNNNNNNNNNNNNNNNNNNNNNNNNNNCAAGATCTGGTTCAAGGTGCCGCCCACGGTGCGCATCGAGCTGCGCGGAGAGCCCTCGCCCTCGGCCTCGCCCAAGGACGTGGCCCTGGCCATGCTGCGGCGCTTCGGGGCAAACGGACTGCTGGGCTGCGCCGGCGAGGTGACGGGGCCCTACGCCGAGTCCCTGGACCTGGCCGGACGCATCACCCTCGCGAGCCTGGCCAGCGAGATGGGGGCCATCCTCCTGCTCTTTCCGCCCAGCGCCGCCGTGGTGGACCACTGCCGCCGGGCCACGGGTCGGGACGACTGGAGCCCGGTCTTCGCCGACCCCGGAGCCGCCTACGAGCGCACCGAACGGGTGGACATCGGCGGACTCGGGCCCATGGTGGCCCGGCCCGGGCATCCCGAGGACGCCGTGGCCCTCGACGAGGTAAGGGGCCGAAAGATCGACTCGGTCTTCATCGGCTCCTGCACCAACGGCCGCTACGAGGACCTCGAGGCGGCGGCCCGGGTCCTGAGGGGCCGGAGGGTGGCGCCCGGCGTGGTGCTCAAGGTGGTTCCCTCCACCGACGCCATGTGGCGAAGGGCCCTGAGCGAGGGCCTCTTCGAGGTCTTCAAGGAGGCGGGGGCCCTCATCTCCAACGCCGGGTGCGGCGGTTGCGCCGCGGGCCAGGTGGGCCAGAACGGCCCCGGCGAGGTGACGGTCTCCACGGGAAACCGCAATTTCGCGGGCAAGCAGGGCAAGGGCGAAGTCTACCTCGCCAGCCCCGCCGTGGCGGCGGCTTCGGCCGTGGCCGGCGTGCTGACGGACCCCGACCATATCCCGAGCGAGCCCGCGGTCTGGACGCCTTCCCGGCCGGCGGCCGCCCCCGCCCCCAAGGCCGACACGGCGGTTCGCGCTCCGAAACCCCTCGTGATCACGGGGCGTGTGTGGGTGATCCGGAAGGACAACATCGACACCGACATGATCTTCCACAACCGCCACCTCGCCATCACCCGGCTCGAGGAGATGGGGCCTCACGCCTTCGGCAACCTCCCGGGATGGGAGGACTTCGCCTCCAAGGCACGGCCCGGAGACCTCGTGGTGACGGGCGCCAATTTCGGCGCGGGCTCCTCGCGCCAGCAGGCCGTGGACTGCTTCAAGGCCCTGGGGATCGCCGCCATCGTGGCCAAGTCCTTCGGGGCCATCTACGAGCGCAACGCCATCAACGCCGGATTTCCCATCGTGGCGAGCGCCCTGTGCGATTCGGACATCCGGGACGGGGAGGAGGTCTCCGTGGACCTCGCGGGCGGGGTCATCCGCCGGGCCGACGGGCGCGAGGTCAAGGCCCAGCCGTGGCCCGACGTCCAGATCCAGACCTACCTCCGCGGCGGCCTGCTGGGGCAAAGCTGATCCACAGGGAGGACGGGAGGACCGGAGGTGTTTCATTTGAATCCCGAACGCCTCGCCTCCCTCCCGTCCTTCCTGTGACACAGAAAACCGAAAGGTGACCACCAATGGGCAAGACGTTTGCGGAGAAGGTGCTGGCGAGGAAGGCGGGGCTGGATTCGGTGGTGCCGGGGCAGATCGTGACCGTCAAGCCGGACCACCTGCTGATGCACGACAACACCAGCGCCATCGTGGGAAAGATCGCCGAGGACCTGAAGACTTACGGGCTCGTGGACCGCGGCCTTCCCGTCATCGCCATCGACCACGTGGTGCCCGCCG harbors:
- a CDS encoding aconitase family protein gives rise to the protein KIWFKVPPTVRIELRGEPSPSASPKDVALAMLRRFGANGLLGCAGEVTGPYAESLDLAGRITLASLASEMGAILLLFPPSAAVVDHCRRATGRDDWSPVFADPGAAYERTERVDIGGLGPMVARPGHPEDAVALDEVRGRKIDSVFIGSCTNGRYEDLEAAARVLRGRRVAPGVVLKVVPSTDAMWRRALSEGLFEVFKEAGALISNAGCGGCAAGQVGQNGPGEVTVSTGNRNFAGKQGKGEVYLASPAVAAASAVAGVLTDPDHIPSEPAVWTPSRPAAAPAPKADTAVRAPKPLVITGRVWVIRKDNIDTDMIFHNRHLAITRLEEMGPHAFGNLPGWEDFASKARPGDLVVTGANFGAGSSRQQAVDCFKALGIAAIVAKSFGAIYERNAINAGFPIVASALCDSDIRDGEEVSVDLAGGVIRRADGREVKAQPWPDVQIQTYLRGGLLGQS
- a CDS encoding aconitase family protein, with protein sequence MPMTMIEKILSAHAGRDLKPGDIADVFLDTRAARDFGGANVVKNLLDHGLEVADPSRTAFTFDCNPTGSDQKYAANQQICRVFARERGIRVFDIDRGIGTHVALDGGLAWPGSTFVSTDSHANILGAIGAFGQGLGDVDMAAAWAHGKIWFKVPPTVRIELRGEPSPSASPKDVALAMLRRFGANGLLG
- a CDS encoding HD domain-containing protein; translated protein: MKTSEIVDLLQPWIGRIGDEELRGKVVETFERALARGGFKSRAAFLKMPFTLLADCKGVTFLEHTLAVTAGAVGLYQGQAAHYRSMPYPVDMDRLVAGALLHDVGKILEIEPDGKGGYRKSRSGMCLRHPLSGLALAAEAGLPEEVLNCIGCHAKEGEGAPKTVETILIHQADFATFDPLVMLQKGTLVL